GAGCGGTCCGTGTGGCGCATCCCGGTGAGCAGGGTGCCCACGGTGATGCGGCCGTCGGCGCGGCGCTCGCCCTCGCGGAAGCCCTCGTTGACGGCCTCGACGACCTCGTCCAGGGTCAGCCCGGCCGCGAGGTGCTGCTCGGGCGCGTACCGCACCTCCGCGTAGACGACGCCGTCGGCCGCCAGGTCCTCGGCGCACTCGGCGGCCACCCGGAAGAGGGCCTCGCGGGTCTGCATCACCGCGCAGGTGTGGGCGAACGTCTCCAGGTAGCGCTCCAGGGACCCGGAGTCCGCCGCGTCCCGGAACCAGACGGCCAGCTCGGCCGGGTCCTCGGTCGGCAGTCCGGTGTAGCCGCAGGCGCGGGCCAGCTCGATGATCGTGGCGGGGCGCAGGCCGCCGTCCAGGTGGTCGTGGAGGACCGCCTTCGGGGCCTGGCGGATCCAGTCGGCGACGGCACGGGACGAGGCGAGGTTGTCAGACAAGTGCATGACCGGAGTGTAGGGCACCCCGGCGGCGGCCGCCGTGACCCGCGCGACACCCCCGCGTGGGGGAGCGGCGGGCTCAGTTCGACTGGAGCAGCGGCAGGGCGGGGGCGCCGGTCGGCAGCATGTGCTTCGCCGCCAGCACCGGCGTCTCGCCGACCCGCACGACCTGCGTGACCAGCACCGCCGGGGTGTCCGCCGGCCGGTCCAGCTGCTCCCCGCGCCGCTGGCCCAGCAGGGTCGCCGTCACGGCGCTGTGGGCGGCGAGCGCCACCCCCCGCGACGCCCCGACCAGCACCGACAGCATCGAGGTGCGCTCGGGGGCCGCCGCCTCCCGCAGGGCCGCGGCGAAGGCGGGGTGGACGCGCTCCAGCGTCCCGTCGGGGGCCGCCCACTCCTGGCTGAGCGCGGCGGCCGTGCCCTCCGCGGCGAGCAGGGACTCCCAGAACCGCAGCCCGGCCCGGACCGGAGCCAGCAGGTGCTGGGTGGTGAAGTCGGTCGGCTCCTCCACGGTCCGCAGCAGCGCCCGTACCCGGACGGGCGCCCCGGCGCCGAGCAGCTCCTCCAGGGGCCGGACGTACTCGAAGCCGCGCCGCGGCGGCCGGTCGTTGACCGTGCGCCCCACGCCCCGGCGCACCGACAGCAGCCCGTCCTCCTGGAGCAGCAGCAGTGCCTCGCGCAGCGCCGGCCGGCTCACGCCCAGCTCCCCGGCGAGGCGCGGCTCGGACGGCAGGGTGGACCCCGGCGGGTAGGTGCCCGCGTGGATGGCGTCGACGATCCGCTCGTACAGCACCACGACCGGGCGCCGCCGCTCCGCACTGACCACCGCTGTACCTCCCGGGCTCACCTGTCAGCAGGTCATGGCGCACGGTATGCCGCCCCGCCGCCACCGGGCAATCCCGTGCGCACCGGCGGTGCCGTGCGGCGGCGGGTCGCCGGGGGGTCGGTACGGCGCACATCACACTCCGGTGACCCTTGACGTTTTACGCGCGTAGACCACAGGGTGTCACCTGGCACTTGTCTGACAACTGACGGGCAGGTGGCCACGGACACTGCACGAGATGACATCCCAGGCAAAGGGGCCGACATGTCAACCACGCCCGGCCGGACGCGTTCCGGAGCCGAATCCGACCTCGCGGGCCGCGGCCCCATGCTGCTGGCGATGGTCCTGGCCGTCCTCGGCTACCAGATCAACGCCACCATGCTCAGTCCCGCGCTCCC
This portion of the Streptomyces changanensis genome encodes:
- a CDS encoding GntR family transcriptional regulator, with the translated sequence MVSAERRRPVVVLYERIVDAIHAGTYPPGSTLPSEPRLAGELGVSRPALREALLLLQEDGLLSVRRGVGRTVNDRPPRRGFEYVRPLEELLGAGAPVRVRALLRTVEEPTDFTTQHLLAPVRAGLRFWESLLAAEGTAAALSQEWAAPDGTLERVHPAFAAALREAAAPERTSMLSVLVGASRGVALAAHSAVTATLLGQRRGEQLDRPADTPAVLVTQVVRVGETPVLAAKHMLPTGAPALPLLQSN